In Ananas comosus cultivar F153 linkage group 14, ASM154086v1, whole genome shotgun sequence, the genomic stretch atagttctcaccccgtgtggttttggggtacaggtacacacatgAGCGGACCGGTAgttgatcgcggtaagggcttagcacCCTAGAGGTTGTAGTAGTAGCTTTCTTACCCTTTGCATTAGAGCTACCTTGTAcatacttgagagtagatgatgtataggtgtgagatGTTTTGGAAAATTGTAAACTTTAAGTTatgttgtattttggaagttaaatgtaatcaaatgtattaagttgaatggatgtaatagattagtatctctcttttattcacttgtttattacttGTTATGCTTGCTCTTTGGTTagttagcactggttgtgctctcgctattgttgttgattgtgtatgtaatcaagttattttcctgagcacttgttgtacacaatctcgtcgcttgagccttaggcggacaggggtgactctgtccgttcggcgtccgttcgccgcgcccgaaccggaccaaattggtagcgggctcggggcgcggggcgtgacaaaagccATAGAATAAAGGGACAAAAAGGCAAAAATGTATCCCAAACCCcttagcttttttttattttcctcagCTTTCGTTTGTTTTTACGAGTTATTtcagttaattaaatttttaaattttaatcaaattaatcaTTGGTTCCATCGTCTCATTAAATGTTTTTTAGCCACGAAAGTGTGGATTTTGTTAATAATTGACAATCAAGCTAGTGAATCCAATGATTTTATAACAAAACTACTAACTTAATTGATGaactaattcaattagaaaccaaataaaaaaagtttgtcAATCTAAATAGGCCTATTTCAGAATGGCCTACAGTAGATTGGTCTCCATaactttttatcaaaaaaaagggataattgcttatatagtcttcaaaacttcaaaaatatttcatttacccatacaattttgttttctttctattatacccctcatatgttcttccgttattttaaaatatccctGCAGTTAACACCCATTAAGTTAACTTGAATTAAACacaagttaaatatctatcaaaattaaaaaaaattaaaatacctcttttacCTTTAACTTAAGGGtgaataagaaatattggtgatgataaaaaggcatatttgaaaagataaaaaatcaaaatactttttgtgcccctaacttacaggtaaacttaagggcaaataaaaaaggttaattttatacagatccccgcaaacatggtgaatatcaaatatatctctgcaaagttcaactttcataagttattcctgcaaaagttctaatgtatGCAGATATATCCCTTTGGTTAGTAttcgttagagaactgttaattttttaacagtagagttgtgaaattacaattttgtccttgccctcttcctcttcaggcTGTGGGagcagacggcggcggcggcagcaacgGCAACAACGACCTTGCGGAACTTGTCGGGGTTGCGGCCAACGAGAACTAGGAAGAGCCGGAAGGCGAAGGCGCGGCCGATGCTGTCGGAGGAGCCCGTGACGACAACCCACGCGGGCACCACGACGGGGACGACGATCGGATCATGGATGACAACGacgaagaaaaaagaggagaaaaaaaggaaaataaggatacgaagaagaggaagaagaagaagcaggagaggaagaggaagaggtagaagaagaggaaaggaaagagaaagaagggtaaaaatatcattttacctTTTTAACTGACcatgattaaatattttaactgtggttaactaaatttttctaatagatATTAACGGCAGGAACATATCTGCATACATTAGAATTTTTGCGagaataatttatgaaagttgaactttacaaaaatatatctgtTATTCACCATGTTTACGAaaacctgtatgaaattatcccaataaaaaaagtttaatggtagaagggtatatttgaaaggacaaaatagtaattttattggGATAACAGTTATTgctaataatttatataatataatttaactcttgagatatatttgaaataaattggaacgtaaaaaaaaatattttcaatattagtcttttaaaatatacccatcaacaaaatagtaattttattggGATAACAGTTATTgctaataatttatataatataatttaactcttgagatatatttgaaataaattggaacgtaaaaaaaaatattttcaatattagtcttttaaaaaaggtaaatcaaaaagtcagaaacttttccagaggtatataagcaattgccacaaaaaaaaaaatggaaagaaggaaaagcaCCCCTTGATTGATTATCCATGGAAAACAGCAACAGTAGTTGCCGCTCAAAAATAACACACAAATCCTAGCTATATTAAGGTCACAGATATAGTCCTCTTGAAAACACataaaatagagaaagaaaagTAGCTACATAGagaataaattatgtcaaagaACTAGAGCGCAACACTAGAAAGCTTGATAAACTATTTATGGATCAAGTAACAAAAAAGTCCACAAATTATGTAAGATCAATTAATATCATGAAAAAGAACTTCCAAATGTGACTGAAGAACTACATAAATATGAAAGTACAACAACGTAATCGAACCTAACTTTTATTAGCAGGTTTTGGCGGTCTGAGAACATTCCAATCAAACCTCTCGCGCTTCTGCGTCTTATGAGATCCTTTTTTACTACTTTTGGACGACGACTGCCCATCGAAATCAGAACTGTCACTCTTAAGCAGCTTATTAGGAGACACTGTTTCCATCTCAGTTTCAGGCTGCTTTCTTTTTAGATCCATTTCAGAGGCATCTTCTGGGCTAGATGCATTTGAGTCTCTTGATCCTATTGTAGAAACACCATCTATTCTGCATTACCAAataaaagcaaacaaaaaaaaaaaaaaaaaaaaaaaagaaagaaaagtattAGATAAGAAACACTGCCGctaaagaaatgaaaaattgTTCCTCTTGAAAATAATGAACTAAAAGCACTCAAGCTATAATCAATTGTGGAATCGCATAAGAGATTTATTACATCACAAGTTTTGAAATGTTGGATATATGTCATATATTGGTCCAGGCTAATACATCAAGAAAAGGGGCAAAAAGAATTAGAGCACTCAAAATCAGATCCCCACACTTGATAGGGACTTCTTGGCTAGTTTATAGACTCTGGTTTTGAACTTCTCATAATTTGTACTAATTTATGGCAGCGGTAGAGAAGACTATTCCCAATGAGGCAAGGAACCAAAACCTGGACTACATACTGAATTTTAGCATCACTTACACCCTAATAACAACAGTAACATAGATCATTGATCTGTAACAGTAGCATAATCATTTATAGGTAAATAACCATATTATACGTGAACCCTAATTAATCCAATCAATTGGAAGTCTTGATTAGGTCTAACTTTCGAACTTGTTAGGTATGCGATTAGCATACCTCAAGTGATTTTATCTTCATTATACCTTTAGTGATtatatgttttttgttttagatAGTTTTAGAGTGGCTAGAAGAGATTTCTTGAGGCCAAAGTTTTCAAAACCTGTACATAAAGCCTTGCTGCCATGACTCTAAGAATTTAAGAACACTCTAGATTATTTTGTAATTGAGTTGAACAGCGGAAAAAGACAACTGCATCAATCAATGATTTTCTAAAATCCTCTGAGGGCATTTGTGGCATCTTAAGGTATTCAGATGCTAAGTCATGCAAGTCCACTCATTATGGAATATCCACAAGATTCAACAAAGCTCATCTAGTTTTGTATCAGATAACCATAGTTCATTgcttatcaaatatttatcatTCCATACATGAGATAATATTGTGTTTACCCATACAGACATTTTACATAAAGCACAAAAGCCTTAAGTTACCAGAACCACAAAAAGAACAAATCagttcaaataaaaagaaattttcaaaCATTAAATTTACTTTGTTTGTGATCAAGGCTAAGTCAATAAGGGGTTTCAATATTTTCGAATTgctccaaattttttttcatttgtagGTCATTAGCAAAAgcagaaaatatagaaaatttccAAACATGTATTGGTGGTATAGATGAACAATATTAACAAGTGGAATGAACCACTCTTAGGCATTTATAAAAACATCTCAACAAATAAAGCCCAAAAGTACAGGACtcatttattttctattcatgCCTTTAGTGATAGAACACTCCTGTGGAAGCAAATTTAAAAAAGGGTGATCGTCGCAGGAGATGTCCACTCATTTTCTGATATTGATGCCAATAAATAACATAAGACAAGAACTTCCTAGGTTTAATTACTAAACTAACATAAAGAAGAGAGAATTTAATTGCAAGAGCTACATGTTTTTTTAATTACTGAAAAAGAACAAACCTGTCGGAATTTCCACCATTTCGATGATAAGCACTTGAGGAAGATGTTTGCGTCTGACGGATGGTTGCTGCCTCTTCATTTAATTTCTATAAAACTAAACGTATGTGAGGAAGAAAACATCTTTGGGAAGAAGAGAATATCTGATAATATCTTCTTAACAAATAATCCTCACACTCACTTCGATAGAAGGATTAAAACTCTGAAATGACATCCGACCTTTTAATGCTCCTGGTTGAGGATCCCCTTCCATTATTACAATGCTGAAACACCATAATGGTAACTAAGTGAATCCCTCAAAGTCTCAACTTTGACGAAGGGTGTTATATGATGTACAATGGTTGGTTGGTAAGAAAATTACTTCTTATCACGTTAAAATTACTTCCTCTCAAAATGAAAAGCATACATAACAATCTGAACAGTATAATTTGGAAGAAGAAAGACCACCACATCATATTGAATAAATCATCTCTCTCATAGAATCTGTAAACTAGACTAATCTACTAAAAGAGGGAATAGCGGAATTGCCCACAGAATGACAAAAGAATTCAAGGTGTAAGAGCTTCTGAAAATGATCCAATTTCTTAAGAGCTCCTAAAAATGATTCATTTCTTAAGAGCTTCTAAAAATGATTCGATTCCTTCAaagaattaccaaaaaaaaaaaaagagagaagcatGTGGGGTTCAGATTTCATTCATACAGATCTGTAAGTTCGGTCTGCTATAGAGTGATAGTATTTTGTAGCTTAGTCAACTTTGAAGATTATAGAAAATAAGATAATATGCTTATCAGGATATAGAACAAAAATTGAACCAGATAGAGTATCACCTTTGTCAAGAGACTCAAGACACCCAAAGAATTCCAATACTCGCAGAATACTTGCATATCAAGTACACATAAATCCATTTTTTCTAtgttataaaagaaagaaaggttaGCTTCACGGATttaagtgctgtggcacgggATTGGTCCGAAGACTCGCCGGCAGAGTATGATACGATGCGTACCGGGACGTGCCGATAcctgccggtcacaaaaaatacatgtgtgccgacacataatggcataaaatatttattttctttagcaacaaaatattctaatggtttattatgtatctttaccaaatcttttgaactttattgagaaaattacttactaatttaaagaatatagagttttgagctgtgctatCGGCACAGGgcctgtatcgtgccgatattttgttggcacgatatggcacggtcaaggttttaagtgcccgtcggcacgggccatatccaccgtgtcgtaccatgccaacaagttaccggcacgatacaagccccgtgccgatggcacagctcaaaaccctttattctttaaattagtaagtaatttcttcaataaatttcaaaagatgtgataaaaagacataatatgtagttagaatattttgttgctaaagaaaataaatattttatactattatgtgtcggcacacaagaatttttttgaccggcacgcatcggcacggctcggtaCACACCATGccataccgtgccggcaagtttccggcacgaccccgtgccacggcacttaaatccttgggcACGGTAGATACAACCCGTGCCGAtaggcacttaaattcttagtTAGCTTTGCTCTAAAACTAAGCCATTAGTACTCGCAAAACACTAAGGGCCATTTGGCATTGAGGCTCATCTAACGCTGTCAAACAAAACGGAATTGGGGCgaaagcatatagagatatgttGCTCCATTTTTCAATAGTACCGCAAAgaatatatcgtaaccaactTACTGGGATATACGCCACATTATATTCCGTATGAAAAACAAGATTATTTTCCTTCATATTTTTTTCACCGCAgataacgcaatctccccgcaatcccaatcAGAGCCTTAAATGCCAAGCATAGGAAAATGAGTATGCACTAGCGAACACGCCTATTCTAGACATCTACTTTTTCGCCTCCCATTTAATATTCATCTCTCTTTGTGATTGTGACAACCTAATTAAATCTTATATATTCTGCGCCTAATGCTTCCATTTTTTAGCAAGACAACCTCTCCACAACCATGTCTTCGGTTATACAAACTACGGCACTATCTTTAAAATAGCTTCTCTACTCATAAATATAATGAGCCGAGCGTTtagcatataaaaatattttgcgcTTTTTTTGTGGTGAGACACTGAAATGAGCTTCTGAGTaccaaaagcaaaagctccaatttgagaTTTCTACTACCGTTGTAGCAAGAAGCTGTTTGGGGTATATTTAATAAGAAAAGTTGTTAGTGCTTCTTTCCTGAATGCTACCCAAACTGCAATTCTGTAGAAATCCCCTAACCAGCCTAAACAGGCCCCATTAGGTATTTCCCCCCTTATCCTTTGCCCAGAACTTGAAATTTGGAGCCTTTCCCTACTGATGCTTCCATCATCTTTTCATTTTGTCTATCTTAAATCTCAAATGGAGATTAAAACCCTCTCAACAAATAATTTGGCATCCCAACAGCAATTCCCACATTGTAACAGGCACTATTACGCACAGAAGTAATTAGCCCATTCACTGATTCTGCGGAAAAAAACAGAGGGATATACTACGTTGAATACGATCAAAATTACTAAAAGGAATTAGAAGAGATCGTACCACTTTCTAACTGGGCGAGAGAAAGCGCCGGAGAACGCATCCTTCTtaaccctctcctcctcctcatccacctcctcctcctcctcttccttcggTTTCTCCAACTTTTGAACTGCTGCGGCCCTCTGCATAAACTGGAAACACCAAAACACGAAACCTAAACGAGAGGGGAAacagagatcgagagagagagagagagagagagagagagagagagagagattgggaaCGACGCGTTGTGGCCGGGGAATCGGAGCCTCACCTTGAGGTTCCTGAGCGTGTTCGAGAGCTCGCGCCTCGCCATTAGAGGACCTCGCGATTCGCACCCTAGGGTTTCGCACGAAGCTAAAGCAACAAGAAGAGGGGAGAAGGAGAACGAAGGAGATGAGGAAGAGATGAACGAGCGTGTCGGAAGAAAAGACGGCGGGATTCGAATACTTCTCTAGGGTGAGCGTCGGTGGGCTCGGttgaatttttagtattttcaaaatcgaattagaaatatgaatccAAATACTTGTTGCTTCCTTGTCATTTAttcgattcctataaaacatttttatttggcttattgttttttttttttttttaacttgggctttttttttgcatggaccctgaaaaaaattatttttaaaaataaattcagcaAATTTATATCTACAAAAATGGTCCtgtccctgccacgcaagcgccacgtcagcgtcaCGCGGGCGAGGCTGGGGAcggtagttaagttaaacacggtgaaccattcaccatgtctaaACACAGTAATGGTTCACCGTGATTAGAGCTAGTGcgtattttttgtaatataaatattgaaaagagaaatagggagtaggaatgtcaatgggtatggatatccgaaatattattcgaaccgAAACccgaaaaaattatatatatacataatttatttttatttatttatacaatatataaaatatttaataatttttattacttaGATCTTTATTCAACGGTATAGAATTTTAAAACCCGCTAGGTTCAGATtcgggtttcgagtttttggtcggatatggatatgggtatgaatttttaaaatccgtcgggtttggattttaatttgattttcgggttcggatttggatttttgaaaaaggaaaaaaaggaatacaaatatgaaacacggtgaaccattcaccgtatttgaacacggtgaatggttcaccgtattcaacttaacacactggcccCGACTCTatccgcgtggcgctgacgtggcgcctgcgtggcaagcCCAGgatcatttttgcaaattaaattttgatagggctatttttaaaataaaactttgtcaagagctaaatgcaaaaaaagccttatttcatattaaaatcattaatttaaagataataataattactaattagcaccactaattattttattaatttttaagattAATATACTCCAGGGTATTTTCTGCAGCGAGAGCGTCGGACGTTTCGATGTTTTAGACTATTTACGAACGGAACTAAACTAAATGAGAAATAAGGCCTTTTGTATAAAAGTTTCACTAATTTTGTGTTTTTGCAAATCTagtctattttttaaaattttttaaattcaatttttttaaaaaaaaatgaccaaattacctCTCTTTTAATGTGTATTAATTTTTTCGCAAAGGATATATAagtcaaaattatatatatgttctcacaaaataaaataaaactaaatacaaTAAGCATAGTGTAATATATTTCCTTCATTGCGAAATACTTGTATAAAACATTCAACATTCAcattatttatgcaaatattacattatttgaataataaattataatatactaGTACAGGACCTGCTGTCACGCCCTGAATTACACGTtttcccgggcacgccaacagacccgtatacataagaatttttcctatatacgaagcgatagctgcacctataaataaatcaagttacaaccacaagataatgagctgctaaactgaaagcataaatatatggttttttttgcaattagccccctgaaaaaaatatattttaaaaatagcccaaataaatttaaatttgcaaaaatggccataACCCTGCCACGtaggcgccacatcagcgccatgCGGGCCGGGCTAGACCagttagttaagttaaacacggtgaaccattcactgtgtctAAACACTGTGAATAGTTCACCATGTctggagaaagaaaagaaaaatgaaaaatatacgtattataaaaaagataagtatggaaacggtaaaccattcaccgtgtttaaacacggtgaatggttcactgtgttcaacttaacaccccAACACATCCACGTagcgctgatgtggcgcctaCGTGGCAAGTTCaatgctatttttgcaaatttaaatttgctggggctatttttaaaataaaatttttttagagggCTAATTGCAAGAAAAatccataaatatataaataaacctCAAAGGGTTCAAGTATATACAAAAGGTCTACTacatcactcgctccagcgagtacccagacaacatcatatatacataatgttaaggattttgtattggcaagtttcgtgaagtgagtcggagtcttgaagaatcgaagCGATTTGACAAAGatcaaagaattcaagatttcggaaaaatcagaaaatatcTCATGANtttttatttttcgcatttatttttattgtatcgagatttgtgatttttggcctttcacctattcacccccctctaggtgatagatacaatctagatagatccttgggctattCAAAACTTACAcataaaaccccaaaactatCTGTTGGAGGTACTTCTCTAGCCCTGCAACAAaactggaagggatctagctcgcgactccctttccacgatcaggaTCAGTATCAGTAAAAGCAAcagccgcagaagaaggctctgcaaaaaaaaatcaataactgggtgtgagaactactgcaataagtagtcctcagtaggtatcactaccgacctcaacggctcacccactaagtctacagaaagtatgctcaAGGATAGAAAAGGAAGCTTGAAAAATTCTACAACTATATGCCACTagactatcgctaaccaacactagctatctgtagatgTAACCATGATGCAATCTATGACCCaaactcactagggactgtgaacacacccgtcccgcctgccgaagctacaccaaccactACCATGCTGGGTtgttggtggagagcaagtccaaccaggacaacTACGACATCaatgcaaaagcactaagcccgactccggagtggcactcatgggcgctacccaatcgagtatgcaagcgtatctctgccgagctcaatcaggctctcacaggctataatcaaagcaactGGATCTAACtgatctaacaaccaaagctcacatgccctcggcacaatctaatacaaaatacagaaatctgggtccaccgttaactgcaacggcacccgacagtccgaaacaatCTACACACAACTGTAAAAtaggctcggcatcccagcacgagcgtaaatttatcctacactaatctgagtatccaccGCGTACAAACTGCAACGATATAAACAAACTACAGCTcttaaagctaaatctggtagttttaagaAAATGACAGTATAGAATctaatagttttctcctaagtgaATTCTAAGTCAATCATGTAAAATAAATCTAGCATTTAAAGCtttaattcagatttcattAAAACAATGCAAATCggctactaacatgatactacATATGAAGTTTACATGATGACAACATTtaggcttaggaggaaatccgacgatttcggtaaacttcaacccacctcgtaaAGCTAATCCAACGACGGCGAGAAGTCGGAAGGAGAGGACAACACGCGCTCGCCTGGCCTCCAACGGTGCTACCACGACGCGCACACGCTCGAACGACTCCCCGGCGTaacgtcgacgtcgatccgagctcgATCCACGAACACCACCTCCACCACGAtcaaaaactagagagagagaggaaacatCAAATAAAAACTCCCTCTCTgcctctctatacatatatacactgTGGGGATAAGGGTGAAGTCTACGATGCAGCaattgaccaaaatgcccctcaccTACTGTCACGTCTTGCTattgccaatttggtcgatccgggcccgtacacaggcgccgaacggacagaacttcccctgtctgcccaaggctcaacaataacgagtacatgtataaagaaataaacaaatccCAAGATAACATTTTATTACACagggcttacacgagggtaagcagcAACCACAAGTGATAATAAGCTAGCTATACATAAAACTCactgtaattttaaaacttgaaaACTGAACTATACATAACTGAacaactgaaacatttagttagtTACATGCTcttttatatattcatttacAAGTCTTTGTATATCAAAATGTATCACATGAACCCAAAATGGTATACCACTAGAACTCAGGTGTCCACTAACTAGGCTGCTGggctcttgccacgatcctcggccacaccgctcgcgctggaacctgtatggttagtggtatgagaactactaaaagttcccagggggttcggccgccgacctcaccgactcacccactaggtctattcaggcatatataggcaagaaaagtaaacaaatagtaaccaactataacatgtaactactacaatgcctgtaccaAGCTAAAaggaacaatatataataactgataaatatgcatgcatgcttttaatAAACATTACCCAATTATCTCAGTTAACCGTTTGGTTAACtataactcacaaccaaatccctactatcgggaaTAAtttcgctacaacccgacgggaccgtctactggggagaattccgctataacccagttgatgacaactccggagctcatcgcccaaggaggagcgacattcctcgagcattagactaatatgagtatgatccaatcctcatcttTGAGGATTTACCAAATGACAATGTCATACTTTACTCTAACAAGCTTTTTATGCTAGTTTAGTATTTCTAATCTCAATGCTAGTCAATTTTTCGAGTCataatgtcaccaagtttactaaGGTCATAGTCCTTTACTAGTTCATACATTCACAGGGTTCTAGGTTCACATACTTTTGTCCATAGATTCTTAACATTAACATGAACTCAAATATTCAATTACTAACTGTATAGTCATTTCCCTATACTGCATGAATACAAGTCATtcatataaatatgctcaatgaaataTCATAGATATAAAGGGggattcaaagacttcggatagcaccacccacctgtagggatGCCAACTAACTGGAATCCACGTCTCGAACTGTGTCAATGATGATCTCACGCGACCCAACGCAAATAAAGCCTAAACGGCTTCTACCGTAATTAGTGTGTCGCCGACCTGTCGGAATGTCAATTTAGACTTCCGAACAtgtttaactttcatttataaaggaataaaagagattaaactaGGGTCACATTCACATGTTTCACAACTTTTGCTTTCTACTCCaatttgcttttatatatatatatatatattatatatatatatatatatatatatatatatatatgttaatatacacatatacatatac encodes the following:
- the LOC109719924 gene encoding uncharacterized protein LOC109719924, with the translated sequence MARRELSNTLRNLKFMQRAAAVQKLEKPKEEEEEEVDEEEERVKKDAFSGAFSRPVRKCIVIMEGDPQPGALKGRMSFQSFNPSIEKLNEEAATIRQTQTSSSSAYHRNGGNSDRIDGVSTIGSRDSNASSPEDASEMDLKRKQPETEMETVSPNKLLKSDSSDFDGQSSSKSSKKGSHKTQKRERFDWNVLRPPKPANKS